A part of Streptomyces sp. NBC_01210 genomic DNA contains:
- the glgC gene encoding glucose-1-phosphate adenylyltransferase yields MRGGPSVLGIVLAGGEGKRLMPLTADRAKPAVTFGGMYRLVDFVLSSLVNGDILRICVLTQYKSHSLDRHVTTTWRMSSLLGNYVTPVPAQQRLGRRWYLGSADAILQSLNLVNDEQPDYIAVFGADHVYRMDPRQMLQRHIESGAGVTVAGIKVPRAEASSFGIITPASDGARVERFLEKPADPPGLPGDPDRVFASMGNYLFSTKVLVDALHRDAEDERSVHDMGGSILPMLTERGVAHLYDFDENHVPGESAREHGYWRDVGTIDTYYEAHMDLIPDRPVFDLDNRRWPLYTHSGQLPPARLIGAGIASESIISPGCVVRGQVTRSVLSPGVVVGEGAVVQGSVLHDNVRIGRGAVVRGSILDKNVDVPPGATIGVNPERDQELYTVSKNGVIALGKGRRVL; encoded by the coding sequence ATGCGCGGTGGACCTTCGGTGCTCGGAATCGTACTGGCCGGCGGGGAGGGCAAGCGGCTGATGCCGCTCACCGCCGACCGGGCAAAACCGGCGGTGACCTTCGGCGGCATGTACCGGCTCGTCGATTTCGTCCTCTCCAGCCTCGTCAACGGCGACATCCTGCGTATCTGCGTACTGACCCAGTACAAGTCGCACTCGCTGGACCGCCATGTGACCACCACCTGGCGGATGTCGAGTCTGCTCGGCAACTACGTCACGCCCGTACCGGCCCAGCAGCGGCTCGGCCGGCGCTGGTATCTCGGCAGTGCGGACGCGATCCTGCAGTCACTCAACCTCGTCAACGACGAACAGCCCGACTACATCGCGGTGTTCGGCGCCGACCACGTCTACCGGATGGACCCGCGGCAGATGCTGCAGCGGCACATCGAGAGCGGAGCCGGCGTCACCGTCGCCGGGATCAAGGTGCCGCGCGCCGAAGCGTCCTCCTTCGGGATCATCACACCCGCCTCCGACGGCGCCCGGGTCGAGCGGTTCCTGGAGAAACCCGCCGACCCGCCGGGGCTGCCGGGTGACCCCGACCGGGTATTCGCCTCCATGGGCAACTACCTCTTCTCCACCAAGGTGCTCGTGGACGCTCTCCACCGGGACGCCGAGGACGAGCGCTCGGTCCATGACATGGGCGGCTCGATACTGCCGATGCTCACCGAGCGCGGTGTGGCACACCTCTACGACTTCGATGAGAACCATGTGCCCGGTGAGAGTGCGCGGGAGCACGGTTACTGGCGTGATGTGGGCACCATCGACACGTACTACGAAGCCCATATGGATCTGATTCCGGACCGTCCGGTCTTCGACCTCGACAACCGGCGCTGGCCCCTCTACACCCACTCCGGCCAGCTGCCGCCCGCCCGCCTCATCGGCGCGGGCATCGCGAGCGAGTCGATCATCAGCCCCGGCTGTGTCGTCCGCGGCCAGGTCACCCGGTCCGTGCTCTCGCCCGGCGTTGTCGTCGGAGAGGGGGCGGTGGTGCAGGGCTCGGTCCTCCACGACAACGTTCGCATCGGTCGGGGTGCGGTGGTGCGTGGCTCGATCCTGGACAAGAACGTGGATGTCCCGCCCGGCGCGACGATCGGCGTCAACCCCGAGCGCGACCAGGAGCTTTACACCGTCTCGAAGAACGGAGTCATCGCGCTGGGGAAGGGCCGGCGCGTGCTGTGA
- a CDS encoding ATP-binding protein produces MRAHRQARRRAACATYTLPQAETSARWARHLTTAFLTSGRGEEVSGDQVEDVTLVVSELVTNATRHGRSGCRLRLHIDTGLVTVEVEDSSPIPPRLCSAQESDEGGRGIALVRQLAQHFAVRGGPGGGKTVQAVLASS; encoded by the coding sequence ATGCGTGCGCACAGGCAAGCCCGTCGGCGAGCCGCATGCGCGACGTACACCCTGCCGCAGGCAGAGACATCGGCCCGCTGGGCGCGGCATCTGACGACCGCCTTCCTCACCAGCGGACGCGGCGAGGAGGTGTCCGGGGACCAGGTGGAAGACGTGACCCTGGTCGTCTCTGAGCTCGTCACCAATGCCACCCGGCACGGCCGCAGCGGCTGCCGACTCCGGCTGCACATCGACACCGGACTGGTCACCGTCGAAGTGGAGGACAGCAGTCCCATACCGCCGCGGTTGTGTTCAGCGCAGGAGTCGGACGAGGGCGGGCGGGGCATCGCGTTGGTGCGTCAGCTCGCGCAGCACTTCGCCGTGCGCGGCGGACCCGGCGGCGGCAAGACCGTACAGGCCGTACTCGCCTCGAGCTGA
- a CDS encoding endo alpha-1,4 polygalactosaminidase: MNCTTRLRTVILGLALLLLAACSAPPPDPTPDHPTPGPRWLPRPGTAWQWQLDGPIDDRVDVPVYDIDGFENDAATVRRLHRAGRKVICYINAGAWESFRPDHRNFSAAVLGGQNGWEGERWLDIRRLDTLRPLMAERMDICRSRGFDAVEPDLLDAYLNETGFPLTAAHQLAYNRMIARLAHERGLSVGLKNDLPQVPQLVGDFDFAVNEECAQYGDCAALTPFVKAGKAVFHVEYALPVDKFCKRARQLGLSSMRKKLDLGVWRQPC; this comes from the coding sequence ATGAACTGCACGACCCGGCTGCGGACCGTGATCCTCGGCCTCGCTCTTCTGCTGCTGGCAGCCTGCTCGGCCCCGCCTCCGGACCCCACCCCCGATCACCCCACTCCGGGACCGCGCTGGCTGCCGCGGCCCGGTACCGCCTGGCAGTGGCAGCTCGACGGCCCGATCGACGACCGGGTCGACGTACCGGTCTACGACATCGACGGCTTCGAGAACGACGCGGCGACCGTCCGCCGGCTACACCGGGCCGGCCGCAAGGTCATCTGCTACATCAACGCCGGCGCATGGGAGTCCTTCCGCCCCGACCACAGGAACTTCTCCGCCGCCGTCCTGGGCGGCCAGAACGGCTGGGAGGGCGAACGCTGGCTGGACATCCGCCGTCTCGACACCCTCCGCCCGCTGATGGCCGAGCGCATGGACATCTGCCGGTCACGCGGCTTCGACGCGGTCGAGCCCGATCTGCTGGACGCCTATCTCAACGAGACCGGCTTTCCGCTGACCGCCGCGCACCAGCTCGCGTACAACCGCATGATCGCGCGCCTGGCGCACGAGCGCGGCCTGTCGGTGGGGCTGAAGAACGATCTGCCTCAAGTGCCCCAGCTGGTGGGCGATTTCGACTTCGCCGTGAACGAGGAATGCGCGCAGTACGGCGACTGTGCGGCGCTGACACCTTTTGTGAAGGCCGGCAAGGCCGTCTTCCATGTCGAGTACGCGCTCCCGGTCGACAAGTTCTGCAAGCGTGCTCGTCAGCTGGGGCTCAGTTCCATGCGCAAGAAGCTCGATCTGGGGGTGTGGCGCCAGCCGTGCTGA
- a CDS encoding spherulation-specific family 4 protein, producing MTLLVPMYVHPAVNPDAWNVLVASAPLLYGVVLNIDDGPGDAPDPAFTTAVRALRAAGVRVLGYADTDYGRRPARAVVHDFERYRDWYATDGFFLDQVAPDAAGLRHYRRLTRAARARGGQTVALNPGVHPAAGYAALADLLVTFEGGWDAYRAAPAAPSWTAGHPPARFCHLVHGVPAGLCGLAARTAELRRAAVHCAVPGHGPNPWSALPPVLRKAS from the coding sequence ATGACACTCCTCGTGCCGATGTACGTCCACCCCGCCGTCAACCCCGACGCCTGGAACGTCCTCGTCGCATCCGCACCACTTCTCTACGGCGTCGTGCTCAATATCGATGACGGACCCGGCGACGCCCCCGACCCGGCGTTCACCACCGCCGTCCGCGCGCTGCGGGCGGCCGGTGTACGGGTGCTGGGATACGCGGACACCGACTACGGGCGCCGCCCGGCCCGGGCGGTCGTGCACGACTTCGAGCGCTACCGCGACTGGTATGCCACGGACGGGTTCTTCCTCGACCAGGTCGCTCCCGACGCAGCCGGGCTGCGCCACTATCGGCGGCTGACCCGTGCCGCCAGGGCCCGCGGCGGCCAGACCGTCGCGCTCAACCCGGGCGTCCATCCCGCCGCCGGCTACGCGGCGCTCGCCGATCTGCTGGTCACCTTCGAGGGCGGCTGGGACGCCTACCGGGCGGCCCCGGCCGCCCCGTCCTGGACCGCCGGTCATCCGCCGGCCCGCTTCTGTCACCTGGTGCACGGGGTGCCGGCCGGGCTCTGCGGGCTCGCCGCCCGTACCGCGGAACTCCGCCGTGCCGCGGTGCACTGCGCCGTACCCGGCCACGGGCCCAACCCGTGGTCGGCCCTGCCGCCCGTTCTCCGGAAGGCCTCATGA